TGGGTGGCGAATTTCTGAGAAATTGAGGGAATTTAGACCAAGAATTAGAAGGCATCAACTGATTACTTGTACTCTCCATCCCATAGCTCGTGGGATATGAATAATTCATCGATTGTTGCTGCTGCTGATGATGATGATCGGGTACTAATAGTCCTTGTAAAATACTATTTGGACTAGCAGCATAAGAAGCTGATTCCACCTGAAAATTCGGGCTTAAACCTTGGCATGTTATGGTGCTGTTACTACTGCTCATATTTGAACTAAACTGCGGTTGATCCAACGAAAGTCCCCTCTGATTCATCGGCTTGAATTCGGTGATGACCGAGGAATCATCAGGGCTCCCGGCATATAATTTGTGCCTCCACTGATGATCTTGAGAAGATGTTACTCCAGATTCTTGTTGAAAATTCGTGCTTGCGTCTTCTTGAAGCATAGAACGAAAACTGCTCTGAGGTTTTTCACCTCGacttcaaaaaagaaagaatattgCCCAAATTAATACTGacaacttcattttcttgcatGCTTCATGCACCAAACCAAAAAAGATTAGTAAAAGATAAAGCAAGAGAGCTTACAAGAGGGCAGCTTGGTTCCAATCCATGGTCTGAGATGAGAGAGCTAAGCCCATGATTTGTAAATTGGGGTCCGGTAACATGGCGCCTTCACCGCTGCCACCTGCTGAAGAAGATTCGTGGGCTTGCAGCTTTTGGGAGGAATGATCTACGGCAGCTGGGAATAGCATGGAGCCACCCGACATCGACACGGAAGCATCCATAGAAGACCTTGCCGCCACTATTTCTGTCGGCCACCCGAAGCTTCCCATATTAATGCTGCTATTCACTGAAGTTGATGCTGCTGCTGTTGATCCCCTGTCAAATCTGGTTCTTGATGATGTTGAGGAGTCCCACCAGTTGCCGCTCCCTACCTGAAATTCATCTGCCATGGCCTCAAAACTAAGCtacgaaataaaaaaaaaaaaaaaaaaaagctacctAGCTCAAAAGCTctgatctttctttttctttcgctCAAAATTTGATCAGCTACATATGCAGTGTATCCATacttgtatgtatatatatatttaacagGGAAGGCTATATAGCTTTCTGATAAGCTTTCTCCTGCTCTTGTTCTTGAGGGTGTTGATTTGTGAGATGAGCTTTGGtttttttgaaaatgaaatCGTTTCGCTGCATCTCAGTATTTATATTGACGATCGTCGGGTTATAAGAAGCTGGCCAGGCATTTGAATGTTGGAGTTGAAAGAAATGGCCAGATGAACTTGGTTGACTTTTCAGGGGGTGATTAGACTATTGAAAGGCCCTTGTTTAATCAAATTCCGTGCTTAGCCAATTACATGAATCAAACAGTCTACTGCTGTTGaatattttctttcttaatAATAGTAAATTAATCCAATACTGGAATAaatgcctctctctctctctctctctgatttTATCTTACTCGCCGGAGTTTAGTACTAACCTTTTTAGTTAAGTAAAAAAGCTTTATAGCGTACTGTATGAGCTGGGTTTGTCCATCAAATTGCTTTAAAAGCTAAACCAGGCCCAAAATACTTTCTAAAACCCTGTCCAGTCAATGTACCATTGACGATACAGGACAAAAAGTTACACCTCATATCCAACCAATAATTCTACCGTTTCGTCAAAAAAAAACCAATATTGTAGGTGTATGTTTTCTGTATCGGTTGCCTGTATTTTGCCAATggataatatttaaaaaatttagatgCTTTAAGTGACGTATGTTTGCATCAACATAAATCAAAgatgaaaaagacaaaaatggTGAACAAATTATGACATGCTTCTTGAATGGGTTTCTAAatatattttcttgaattttagaGTGAAGCTTAGCATGAAAAGTAAGGACAATACATCCCACCACCAACCCCTCCTCCCtcttccccaaaaaaaaaaagtccttaCCGAGACAAGAGTTTCATGAATTATGTGTAAATATGGTCACGACTCTAAAACCATCAGTTCCGGTTTAAAAATCAATGGTTCCGATAACTGAAATATGAATTGTCCCTTACAGAGATGGTTCCAATCCgatttcaattttgattttgatttcttttaGTTAAGGTTTCGGTTCTTTTAGTTATGATTAAACACTTGTTGTTATAAAATTGATTCTAAGAAAACATGACAataaatattgaaaaaaatactTCATTACTGATTACATTGAATTGGTTTTGGATTACAGACTTATGAATGAGATAGGACAATGAGTTGTTAGGCTATGATTGTGGCGGCCGGTATTGGGTGTTAACTattgaaattgaattttaaattggCTAAATATGTTTAGATaacaagtatttttttttttcggatagTTTGAATCGATTCTAAACCGCTGATTTTGATTCCGGTTCAAATTTTTAGTGAACATGAATCTAAACTTTTAGTCATAGTTCTGGCTCTGCTTCTGGTTtcaatttctaaaatttagttTCAATTCCGATTCAACAAGCTGTCGATCCGATTTTCAATTCAAAGCTGAGCTGTGGCCACTCCTAAGTACGTGTTTATATCTCAATCTGCCACTTGAGTTCTGTCGATGGGCAGCAGATCGTCGTGCCTCGTTCTTCCAAAGAATCGATATTGGAAGAAGAAACTACTTTTTcattaacaaaacaaaaacacgaaaaaaggaaaaagattttGAGTTACTTTTTTACAAGAAGATTCCACCGGTGAAACAAAGAACGATATAGCTTTTCTGATTCAGAAAATGGAAAATCCTCCCTTTCCCCTATAGTGCTAGTAGTCAATGTCAAAGGAATTTGGACGTAAGATTCGTTACATAAAAATCCATTATCAAATATCATAAATAAGGGAGCTCCTGAAGAAGGTTGACAATTAATGAACACTGGTGTAGCAAAGCTAAAACTGCAAGTGTCAATTTTGTCATTGATTGGTGCAACTTGTGATGGCTACCCCTATTTGTTAGGACCACAGTTCCATTACTAAACACCACCGGCATGTGTAAATCGCCAAATTTCTTAACAATCTTTAGTTTGGTAGGTAAATCTCGTTGTCTTTCCATAGCAGcggttgtactttttttttttttttggtttgcaaTTATCTCAAAAAAAACGAGTGACAAAGTTAATGATTGTTGGTGACATGACCATGGAAATGGGAAATGGGAAATGAATGACCGAATGACGACATTgacttttttctctctctttttttttttcgtttgatttttatttctttcaagATGAGCATAGATATTTGATCTCAAAATAAGTGCCAGAAATGGATAAATAACGCCCCTATTAGATATTTATTCTCAATATTTAATGCTATATTAATTAGACACCAGCATAAGGTTTATGAATTTTGGAGTGAGTTAAGGGCTCTTTCATTTACTCTGCCCAAACTTATCAAGTGCTATTATCACCCAGTTTAAGGCGTAATAAGCAGCCCGAAGCCAAACACTGGCTCATGCGCCAACCTGATGATTCCAgtaactaaaaatgaaaaagaaaaagtattaTGCTATCATGATGTCAGCATAATTGCAGTTGGCGAGAATTTTAAGGAAAACGAAAGGGTGATGATATGGATTTTCGATCTCCATTACTTGATAACATGCCCTCACATCATCAATGTTATATACATACGCCCGGcagaaatttcttttttttttttttttttttggggacaCCTAGCAGAAATTACACTTGAGTAGTCTTCCGAAATTTGCCATAATTGTTAAGGTTTGTtcaccttatttttttttttcatgtgttATGTGTTCATAATTTTGATGATCCTCACTAGTTATCATGAGGGTGAAATCCAGGTCACATCTCATGTCTCCAATCTCATGGTGGATATATACtgtaattttaatttgtttctAATTAGAATGCAGCTTGTACAccttaaatttcaaaaaaataacaCTAGTATTTGGTTTCTATAATAGTACAATAATTGGAACTGTTAATAATTGCATGCAGCAactattatttattttctttttttccataaGCTTTGAGTAAATGACATTTGACAAGCCACCAAATTAACTTTAGAAACCTTTTTATACTCCATTGCCTTTGGAATTAATTGTTGGTCGGTCAGTAGCATTTTTCCCGAAAGTAGAAATTCATTTTCCTTATATACCCTGCTGGTTGcatatgtatgatgattgatatCAAACATAGAGCATTAAGATAGTACATAAAACGACCTCAACGCTCTCTGTATCTCCTCCTCATCATCTACTTCTTTCTATCCCGATGCTTCATTCACTTTGCCGCCCATACAAGAAAAGGGCTCATGTGAGCTCCAAGCCCAAATAtatcttctttctttccttttttttattttttgttgagCCTAAATACATCTTTGATATAGGTGCAATGACCATtttacatttgttttcttgagaTTTTTGTCTATTTTAGGGTAACAAGATGTTGCAGTTgtgtcccaaaaaaaaaaagaaaaaagttcagAGCAAGAGCAGGAAAGGGCCATATTATTTTCTTAGAACGAGACACGATTTGTGAGAAGGTTTTGATCTAATATCTATTGTTAAAACTTTTTGATTCCTAAGTTTTTGATTAACAAGACAGTTTAATGCGTACAAGGGTATGTCACCTCTCGAAGTCAATTCCAAATCCACCCACAATCACTCTTTCGCAAAATTATTGATACAGTAGATGAATAAAGAAATCCGAATGGGCTGCTGTGGAAGGAGGAGGCGGTGGCATAGGTGGCGCTGAAGACGACCGGAAGATTAAAAATATCAGTCTCTCCCTGTCCATCATCTCCGAGAGAAAAACTACATCGGGGCAGCGTCATATTtccttattttgacttttgtccAACGGGAACTTAAAAGAAGTCAACGAATGGGGTCCACACGGCACGCGTGCGCATGCTGGTACACCCGGGGGCCCACTTTGGAGACAGACCTAGGAGTCAGAGCCCCGAAAGTGACTGTCTCTTACTCCAAACATTCTCCTCTTCTAATCATTTCCATGGAATTTTGTTTGGTTTTCGTTTTTGGCGTGTacccaaataaaaagaaaaaccaaatttttttcGGGTCTAAATCCAAAGAAAACGTTGAAAAGATACAGCTAAGAAGTCGGAGCAGTATACTGTGCTAGCTACACAATTTAGTCTCTCTAACTACCAATAAAAAGGTAGGTATATATGCTAGTACTATATAGTCTTTCCAACCGTCAGCCGAGCCCTAAATGTCAACTGTGTCAGCTCTCGTGTTTTGTAGCCAAAACATTCCAACGCTAATTCTTCATTTTGGTAACGAGGACATTAATAGATCATTATTAATCATTAATTTCGGGCGCAAACCATTATTATTTCATTTTGCGACTCTTAATTAGCTACAACGACATTCAGTTAAGATTTCATTATTCCATAAACAAACAACTTAAATATTGGATGAATCATATTGTGCATTAATCGTAGGATTTAATAAAATACTCATGCAAAGTTTGATTGTCGACCTTACTTACTAGTAATCAAGTTAATACATGCATTGAGCTCGAAATACGGATCGACTTTGCCACTTATCTGCATCCTCGTTCTAATTAAACTTAAAAAGACTTCGGAGTCGATTATCCAAATCATTTTGTCACATCATAGAATTTTAGGGTGTCAATGATGATTTTACACACATTATAGTGCGCAGAGTTAGATGGGATATTTTTGGGTATGCTGCCAGTCAAGGGTTGGAAACTtggaattatatatataattttgtgATATACTAGGTTCTTTCTCAGGGTTTAATCATGGTTATCCACACGCTTTGTAAATTTATTTGGCCGGGGGTGATTGGAAATGTGGAATCATAATGTGGATTTAGAGGTGTCATCACTCATTACATTGGAGTTACCAAACAAGTGAACCCATGGCACCTGATCATGatttgtggttttttttttgtctcgaTGTATATAGATGCTAACAAAGAACGGAACAACATTGACGTTGGGGGGACAAAACAAATAGATGGTAAAAGATATTTGTGTTTGGTGGGTGGATTGCCAGTTCTTGAGggtatcattttcttttactgtCGTCATTATATTTCACAAGAAGAAGGCTTGAGAGTTTGGTAAAAGAGGGTTTGCAACTAATGAGAACTTTCATTTGTGATGGAAAAACGCTTAACATGACATAATTTATGCGGTTCTATTTTGCAGTTAATTATTGTACTACTTTGGATTTTGGAAGAAGCCAATTATGGTAATGAGCATCCACAGTATAAAAACCCTTTCAACTTTATCTTCATTAGTCATGGCCGGTAATCAGTATCACAAATTCAAGCCGCTTTAATTAGCTTCTTGTTAATCTGTCCAATATATAAGACATATTTTTCCCATTTGTCCAAGAAACTTCATATATAAATGTACTATTTGTTTAAGTGCGTGTGCGCGTTGATCAGATGATAACATTTTTAACCATTTAGTAATGCAGATGAAGACCCCAAAacggaaaagtaaggaaataaCAAAGTTTGGATTGGATCATTTGTCAAACACTACCGCCCCATCAGCCGAGTGTTTCACAAATCACGAACCTGGAATTCAGCTGAACGAAGTCAAAGCACGGAACGGGTATCCATTAGACAGGACTGGAGTGCTCTATttgttctttttaaaaaaaaaaaaaataaaaaaaatctgtaGTTATTTCGACAAAGTGTCGCAATTTAGAGAGTGCGTGTGTATATTTACATGATATGATTTAAGTGTCTTTACTAATGCCAATAGAGCacccgttaaaaaaaataaataaaaaaaatccgtAGTCACAATTTGTGTACTTTGCATATTAACTAAGACTTTGAAGAATTGAAAAATTACTCAGAAATGTTAATTTaatcaagggaaaaaaatgTTGATTTAATCAGGGGGATTTCGCTTTTTCTTGTCCTCCATCTTAGCCACATTGAACCTTTCCTTACGGGAGCCAATCACATTACTGGATCATGAAGAGGAGGAGTCTGTATTCTAAAATTTGTGATCATCTTTCTTTTACAAGAGCCAAGCCCCCCTCCATCCAATTatcaagaaggaaaaaaaaatttcccttctGTTTTAAAACGTTCTAATTTTGGTGATCCGTAGCCAAGCCCCCCTCcatcaaattttttttgctCCTCCTGTTTTTAGTATTTTCGTAGGAGTTAACTGCACGTCTGTGTTTGGCAGTAATATTTTAGACAGCAATGATGTACTTATGACGCAACTATGAGGTGGTAGCAAGCTGACAAAAGTCGACAGGCCTATGAGGATTTTCCAACAAGGAGTGATTACCTTGAAGCAATAGTTTATGAGACCATGAGAGATGGGGAACATATCACACGAGTGAGTGAGGGTGTGAGAGTGACCAAAAGCTACAACAGCCAAAAAGAATAAGCAGACTCTTTTCTTCGGGGGTCCAAAAGTCACCTTCATAGAAAGAATGGAACCGCCAAAATCAAACATCAGAATTCAGAAAATCAGAAATGAGATTATCGTTTCGGTCCACATGTTGTTTATTTCCCGAGTGCCTTATCGCTCTCAgaccctttcttttcttttcaatctCTGAGTCAACCAGAAACTACCGCGTATTACAGCAAGGCACAGGCCAGCCGCCCAAACTTATCATGATTCCTGGACTGCCAAAATTTACTTCTCTCCAaacattcataaaaaaaaagaaagaaagaaaagtaattAGAGCATTAATATATTCTTCATATCTGTTCTTGTCTCAACTCTTCATCTCTAAATTTTGTGCATCTTCAATCCTAGTTTTAGACGTTGGCACGAGATGAGAAAGATTTGAAGTAATAATTGAAAGAATTTTATATGtgtttgaaatatatatattctcAAGATAATTACGATAATGTGTATGATGCTATTAGCATCCCGTGTCTGTTTATAGGAGTTGGGGTACTGATTAACTTTGATCATGGGAAAATTGTATCATGTAGTTTTTATAGGATATGCACCGGTCGATGTTCAGGCCTCAACCCGTCTACATtcttgataaaataaaaaaaaaaaatcatgaaatcacaAAACGTTCACAAAAAGCATAATTTCGATCTGGAGAGGAAAATTGCAGAGGATGATATATGACACATATTCTACTTTTATTAAATAATCATGCAAATGTGTTTTATTTTCATGAGAACAATAGTGAATTTAAAAATCTTGAGGAAGTCCACCTCCCACATTGCCTCCACCATTCTATACGATCGACGTGTTGCCTTTACATTTATGCTGTTTCTATTGCAATTTTAAACTCTTAAATTTTCTTGAGCTATATGTACGTATACGGATAATTTCATCTTGAATCCTTGCCACGTCTATTGGTGTACGTACTGAAGAATCAACAATGATAACGCTAGCTAACCGTCAAGTAGATCATCCAAAATTTTCTAGCAATATAAAAGTTTCCACTATGAGCCAGATCC
The DNA window shown above is from Coffea arabica cultivar ET-39 chromosome 5e, Coffea Arabica ET-39 HiFi, whole genome shotgun sequence and carries:
- the LOC140006746 gene encoding transcription factor bHLH123-like isoform X1, which gives rise to MADEFQVGSGNWWDSSTSSRTRFDRGSTAAASTSVNSSINMGSFGWPTEIVAARSSMDASVSMSGGSMLFPAAVDHSSQKLQAHESSSAGGSGEGAMLPDPNLQIMGLALSSQTMDWNQAALFRGEKPQSSFRSMLQEDASTNFQQESGVTSSQDHQWRHKLYAGSPDDSSVITEFKPMNQRGLSLDQPQFSSNMSSSNSTITCQGLSPNFQVESASYAASPNSILQGLLVPDHHHQQQQQSMNYSYPTSYGMESTSNQLMPSNSWSKFPQFLRNSPPKQQPPHGQLHFSNNTPFWNASSTGMSDVRSSLFPPLQTQLPMPNFEEKSKNASEVRDLPVAKKSSSSSSAPSNKRPRNETPAPMPAFKVRKEKMGDRITALQQLVSPFGKTDTASVLSEAIEYIKFLHDQVNVLSTPYMKSGAPMQHQQNPDKSKDPEGPKQDLRSRGLCLVPVSSTFPVTHETAVDYWTPTFGGTFR
- the LOC140006746 gene encoding transcription factor bHLH123-like isoform X2 produces the protein MGSFGWPTEIVAARSSMDASVSMSGGSMLFPAAVDHSSQKLQAHESSSAGGSGEGAMLPDPNLQIMGLALSSQTMDWNQAALFRGEKPQSSFRSMLQEDASTNFQQESGVTSSQDHQWRHKLYAGSPDDSSVITEFKPMNQRGLSLDQPQFSSNMSSSNSTITCQGLSPNFQVESASYAASPNSILQGLLVPDHHHQQQQQSMNYSYPTSYGMESTSNQLMPSNSWSKFPQFLRNSPPKQQPPHGQLHFSNNTPFWNASSTGMSDVRSSLFPPLQTQLPMPNFEEKSKNASEVRDLPVAKKSSSSSSAPSNKRPRNETPAPMPAFKVRKEKMGDRITALQQLVSPFGKTDTASVLSEAIEYIKFLHDQVNVLSTPYMKSGAPMQHQQNPDKSKDPEGPKQDLRSRGLCLVPVSSTFPVTHETAVDYWTPTFGGTFR